CCGGAGTCCGGCTTCTCGTCGAAGTAGATGAGTTCGCGGCCGTCGGAGAGAGTGACGGCGGAGCGGACGAGGGTCACTGGGGGTTCACCACCACGAGCTCGGGGACGGTTTCGGAGAGCAGGGAACGCGTGGTGGCGTCCAGCCCGTCGTCGGTGATCAGCACGTCGGCGCGCTGCAACGGAACGATCGAGGAGATGCCGACGGTGCCCCACTTGGTGCTGTCGGCGAGCACGACCAGACGCTCCGCGGCCTCCACCAGGGCCCGGTTGACGTCGGCCTCCATCAGGTTGGGCGTGGTGTAACCGGCGCGCTCGCTCATCCCGTGCACGCCGAGGAACAGCACGTCGAGGTGCAGGGTGCCGATCGCGGCCACCGCCACCGGGCCGACCAGGGCGTCGGACGGGGTGCGGGTGCCGCCGGTCAGCACCACGGTCTGGTCCGGCCGGCCGGCGCGGTAGAACACGTCGGCGACCGGGATCGAGTTGGTCACCACGGTCAGCGAGGGCACGTCGACCAGGCGCTGGGCGAGCACCGCCGTGGTGGTGCCGGCCGACAGCGCGATGGCGTCACCGGGGGAGACCAGGGCGGCCGCGCGGGCCGCGATCGCGGCCTTCTCGTCGCGCTGGCGCACCGACTTGGCGGCGAAGCCCGGCTCGTGTGCGGAACCGGGGCTGACGGTGGTCGCGCCGCCGTGTACTTTCGCCAGCAGTCCGCGGTCGGCCAGCGCCTCGAGGTCGCGGCGGATGGTCATGTCGGAGACGCCGTACTCCGCGGCGAGCTCGCTGACCCGGACGCCTCCGGTGGCGCGGACCCGGTCCAGGATGGCAGCTTGACGTTGCTGTGCCAGCATTAACAATCCACCATCTTCGGTCGGGGTATCCGCACTATTTCGAACACACTTGAACAGTACCTGCTGATCGGGTGTGCGCGAAAGAGTGACCTCAGATACCCCGGCCGCGCTTGTGCAGCGCTGAAAGCACATTCTCCACCTTGACCGCGCCGGTCATCGCGGCGAGTGCGATCGCGGTACGCGGTTCCTTCCAGTTCGCGCGTACCGCCTCCTTGCTGAACTGCCAGGCCTGGCTGCGGTTGCCGGACGCGGCCGACCAGCACGCGAGCTGCCCGTACACCCGGGCGGCGCCGGGCCGGCAGCCGCTGATCTCCGGG
Above is a genomic segment from Actinoplanes ianthinogenes containing:
- a CDS encoding DeoR/GlpR family DNA-binding transcription regulator, with product MLAQQRQAAILDRVRATGGVRVSELAAEYGVSDMTIRRDLEALADRGLLAKVHGGATTVSPGSAHEPGFAAKSVRQRDEKAAIAARAAALVSPGDAIALSAGTTTAVLAQRLVDVPSLTVVTNSIPVADVFYRAGRPDQTVVLTGGTRTPSDALVGPVAVAAIGTLHLDVLFLGVHGMSERAGYTTPNLMEADVNRALVEAAERLVVLADSTKWGTVGISSIVPLQRADVLITDDGLDATTRSLLSETVPELVVVNPQ